A window of Flavobacterium flavigenum contains these coding sequences:
- a CDS encoding DNA topoisomerase IV, with translation MKKIILLFPILALVSCYNAEHNCKDFKNGKFKFEFEVNGVKKTTIFERKDSIEIETFEGKTDTSTIRWVSDCEYILQKKHPKNMAEEKAIDMKILTTSKDSYTFEFGMVGSEEKQHGKVFKIE, from the coding sequence ATGAAAAAAATTATATTATTATTTCCAATACTTGCTTTAGTATCGTGTTACAATGCAGAGCACAACTGCAAAGATTTCAAAAACGGAAAATTCAAATTTGAGTTTGAAGTAAACGGTGTAAAAAAAACAACGATTTTTGAGCGTAAGGACAGTATTGAAATTGAAACTTTTGAAGGAAAAACCGATACCTCAACCATACGCTGGGTAAGTGACTGCGAGTATATTCTGCAGAAAAAACATCCGAAAAATATGGCGGAAGAAAAAGCTATTGACATGAAAATATTAACGACTTCGAAAGATTCGTATACTTTTGAATTTGGCATGGTCGGTTCTGAGGAAAAACAGCACGGAAAAGTTTTTAAAATCGAATAA
- a CDS encoding DUF1572 family protein, whose product MEINESYLESVKKQFLYYKMLGEKSIDQLEPEQLFIAVNEDTNSIATIIKHISGNMLSRWTDFLTSDGEKEWRNRDSEFENDLDSKEEVINVWNKGWDVFFDALNNLKPEQLSHIIYIRNEGHTVIEAINRQLAHYPYHIGQIVFYAKQLKNSSWDSLSIPKNKSGNYNAEKFAKEKEIKNFTDDELSRLK is encoded by the coding sequence ATGGAAATAAACGAATCTTATCTGGAAAGTGTTAAAAAGCAATTTTTGTATTATAAAATGCTGGGCGAAAAGTCAATCGATCAATTAGAGCCCGAACAGCTTTTTATTGCCGTCAACGAAGATACCAATAGTATTGCGACTATAATCAAACATATTTCGGGAAATATGCTCTCACGATGGACAGATTTTCTAACCTCTGATGGCGAAAAGGAATGGCGCAACCGCGATTCAGAATTCGAAAATGATTTAGATTCAAAAGAAGAAGTCATTAACGTCTGGAATAAAGGATGGGATGTGTTTTTTGACGCTTTAAACAATTTGAAACCGGAACAGCTATCGCATATCATTTATATTCGAAATGAAGGTCACACGGTTATTGAAGCGATTAACAGGCAATTGGCACATTATCCGTATCATATCGGGCAGATTGTTTTTTATGCGAAACAACTGAAAAATAGTTCCTGGGACAGTTTATCGATTCCGAAAAATAAATCCGGGAATTACAATGCCGAAAAGTTTGCCAAAGAAAAAGAAATAAAGAATTTTACAGATGATGAATTAAGCAGACTTAAATAA
- a CDS encoding pentapeptide repeat-containing protein, with protein sequence MENLIHIQKTFEKVIYIDKKINNREFEDCVFKNCDFSNSNFAYNTFLDCEFIDCNLSMTSLAGTSLKNVTFKNCKLLGIAFNECDDFLFQVYFEESTLDYAIFSNKKMPKTKFINCSVREVTFIGTNLTSSVFDNCDLDGAIFNETQLAAVDFRTAYHYKIDPEFNPMKKAQFSTQGIVGLLDKYDIKIV encoded by the coding sequence ATGGAAAACCTAATCCACATTCAAAAAACATTCGAGAAAGTCATTTATATTGACAAAAAAATAAATAACCGTGAGTTTGAAGATTGTGTCTTTAAAAACTGTGATTTTTCGAATAGCAATTTTGCCTACAATACTTTTTTAGATTGCGAGTTTATTGACTGTAATTTGTCAATGACGAGTCTTGCCGGAACGAGTTTAAAGAACGTGACTTTTAAAAACTGCAAGCTTTTAGGAATTGCCTTTAACGAATGTGATGACTTTTTATTTCAGGTTTATTTTGAAGAAAGCACTTTGGATTATGCCATTTTTTCGAATAAAAAAATGCCGAAAACAAAGTTTATCAATTGTTCTGTAAGGGAAGTTACTTTTATAGGAACCAATTTAACGAGTTCGGTTTTTGATAATTGTGATTTGGATGGTGCTATCTTTAATGAAACACAACTAGCCGCGGTTGATTTTAGAACAGCTTACCATTACAAAATCGATCCCGAATTTAACCCGATGAAAAAAGCTCAATTTTCGACTCAGGGAATCGTGGGACTTTTAGATAAATATGACATTAAAATTGTATAA
- a CDS encoding type II toxin-antitoxin system RelE/ParE family toxin encodes MGKKIIWSSNALDQLEDIHFYIFFESKSITIADKVVNTIFDSTEILKTQPEIYKLDKQKTNNDGSFRVYAIYDFAVSYQITEKNIYILRVRHNARKSKKHSWKT; translated from the coding sequence ATGGGGAAGAAAATAATTTGGTCAAGCAATGCGCTAGACCAATTAGAAGACATTCATTTTTATATTTTCTTTGAAAGCAAATCGATTACAATTGCTGATAAAGTAGTCAACACCATTTTTGACAGCACTGAGATATTAAAAACGCAACCTGAAATTTATAAACTCGACAAACAAAAAACTAACAATGATGGTAGTTTTAGAGTTTATGCAATTTATGATTTTGCAGTTTCTTATCAAATAACCGAAAAAAACATCTACATTTTAAGGGTACGTCACAATGCCCGAAAATCCAAAAAACATTCATGGAAAACCTAA
- a CDS encoding DUF6095 family protein, translating into MATNKQLLGKGIKYLTGALPLMFIGPSLIYNAFMNQHTNWHYLVLGIGIVACLSSMFLIFYGLKTIMKGLFND; encoded by the coding sequence ATGGCAACAAATAAACAGTTATTAGGAAAAGGTATTAAATATTTAACTGGCGCACTTCCGTTGATGTTTATTGGTCCATCGTTGATTTATAATGCATTTATGAATCAGCATACCAACTGGCATTATCTGGTTTTGGGAATTGGAATCGTGGCTTGTTTAAGCTCCATGTTTTTAATCTTCTACGGATTGAAAACTATTATGAAAGGTTTATTTAATGACTAA
- the murQ gene encoding N-acetylmuramic acid 6-phosphate etherase → MTFTKTTEQSSKYEHLEKMSVHELLTNINNEDKTVPNAVEKALPQIEALVAQTVANLKLGGRIFYIGAGTSGRLGVVDASECPPTFGVPFDLVNGIIAGGDTAIRRAVENAEDNATQAWIDLQAHDINKNDIVIGIAASGTTPYVIGGLETCNENNIATGCITCNEGSPLALTAKFPVVVVVGPEFVTGSSRMKAGTAQKLVLNMISTASMIQLGKVKGNKMVDMQLSNSKLVDRGVKMIMGEIPVSYEEASELLKKYGSVRNAVDNYNK, encoded by the coding sequence ATGACGTTTACAAAAACTACCGAACAATCTTCAAAATATGAACATTTAGAAAAAATGTCAGTTCACGAACTGTTGACCAATATTAATAACGAGGACAAAACTGTACCCAATGCTGTTGAAAAGGCTTTACCACAAATCGAAGCTTTGGTAGCGCAGACTGTCGCCAATTTAAAATTGGGAGGACGTATTTTTTACATTGGAGCCGGAACATCCGGACGTTTGGGAGTTGTAGATGCTTCCGAATGTCCTCCTACTTTTGGTGTTCCGTTTGATTTGGTAAACGGGATCATTGCCGGCGGCGACACAGCCATTCGTCGTGCCGTAGAAAATGCAGAAGACAATGCCACACAAGCCTGGATTGATTTGCAGGCACACGATATCAATAAGAATGATATTGTAATTGGAATTGCCGCTTCGGGAACAACCCCGTATGTTATTGGCGGGTTGGAAACCTGTAACGAAAATAATATTGCTACAGGCTGTATTACCTGTAATGAAGGAAGTCCATTAGCACTAACAGCAAAATTTCCTGTAGTAGTTGTTGTAGGACCTGAATTTGTAACCGGAAGTTCAAGAATGAAAGCCGGAACTGCACAAAAATTGGTTTTAAACATGATTTCGACTGCATCGATGATTCAGCTTGGAAAAGTAAAGGGCAACAAAATGGTCGATATGCAGTTGAGCAATAGCAAACTGGTTGACCGCGGAGTAAAAATGATTATGGGAGAAATTCCCGTTTCGTATGAAGAAGCCTCTGAATTATTAAAAAAATATGGCAGCGTGAGGAATGCTGTTGACAATTATAATAAGTAA
- a CDS encoding helix-turn-helix domain-containing protein, producing MDQLVLLEGIAKISVFVSLLMAFFLLTVKTENKLANRLFAFFFIFSAIDLSGFFTYIYNENHRNLEIFRSTFCLLGMPSFYLYVLAACYSDFKLQWKHLVHLVPFVIVNLLFIPRIYISIQEGTFTGILNQMSEIYFIQILIEFQYVYYIVSVFLILKKYKEIYLENYTNPGTSTYKWLFQMTCVFLAAHSVVLSKNIIRYSGVREVFLWANVLVGTIALFITCWFIMKALKHPELFRGINSKLQLTKDIIPEIEEKSESVNTQNDVISGQISSLRKYMTEKEPFLDPSLTIQELSNQINIPVRDLSILINHHMDQHFFDFVNEYRIQKAMHILKDQSKSQLTVLEILYEVGFNSKSSFNTSFKKYTNLTPTAYRNAS from the coding sequence ATGGATCAATTAGTTTTATTGGAAGGCATCGCCAAAATTTCAGTTTTTGTTTCTTTATTAATGGCATTTTTTCTGCTGACCGTTAAAACGGAAAACAAATTGGCTAACCGTTTATTTGCTTTCTTTTTTATTTTTTCTGCCATCGATCTCAGCGGATTTTTTACGTACATATACAATGAAAATCATAGGAACTTAGAGATTTTCAGGTCAACTTTCTGTTTGTTAGGGATGCCGTCGTTTTATCTTTATGTACTTGCTGCCTGTTATTCTGATTTTAAATTGCAGTGGAAACATTTAGTCCATTTGGTTCCTTTTGTAATTGTCAATTTACTTTTTATTCCCAGAATCTATATTAGTATTCAGGAAGGAACTTTTACCGGTATTCTAAATCAAATGTCAGAGATTTACTTTATTCAGATTTTGATTGAATTTCAGTATGTGTATTATATCGTGAGTGTATTTTTGATTTTGAAGAAATACAAAGAAATTTATTTAGAAAATTACACCAATCCAGGAACTTCGACTTATAAATGGCTTTTTCAGATGACCTGCGTTTTTCTAGCGGCACATTCGGTTGTACTATCAAAAAATATAATACGCTACAGCGGTGTAAGGGAAGTTTTTCTTTGGGCAAACGTGCTTGTCGGAACGATAGCATTATTTATAACCTGTTGGTTTATAATGAAAGCCTTAAAACATCCGGAACTTTTTAGAGGAATTAATTCTAAATTACAACTAACGAAAGATATTATTCCTGAAATAGAAGAAAAATCAGAATCTGTAAATACACAAAACGACGTAATTAGTGGTCAGATTTCAAGTTTAAGAAAATATATGACGGAAAAAGAACCTTTTCTTGATCCGTCGCTTACGATTCAGGAACTGAGTAATCAGATTAACATTCCGGTTCGGGATTTATCGATTTTGATTAATCACCATATGGATCAGCATTTTTTTGATTTTGTGAATGAATATCGCATTCAAAAAGCCATGCATATTTTAAAAGATCAATCGAAAAGTCAGCTTACTGTGTTGGAAATTTTATACGAAGTCGGTTTTAATTCAAAATCTTCGTTTAATACGTCTTTCAAAAAATATACAAATTTAACGCCGACAGCTTATAGAAATGCTTCATAA
- a CDS encoding TonB-dependent receptor domain-containing protein produces MKKLQILIFLVLPLFCFAQSTLKLKGKIASEKTPLEWADVLILNQEGKIVDGTTTRQDGSFEINLKSGSYKIGITLLGFADYEKEILLEKDTDLGIIILKANETKLNEVVIQSKKKTIEQKTDRLVYNLENNVTTVGGDALSAINTAPGVVVKNDLITILGKGTSRMMIDGRLIELTGEELNNFLKSISAADIKNIEIISNPPAKYEADGFGGLINIIMKKGVRDSWKNTTTASYDQNKYGIYTLRNNFFYNKNKFRFSASVNGKTGYKNADENLEMYFPDGLSKMTSVTKVKNENLSGKMALDYDLSDRTTIGFQFMNDRNNPDFGSDIRIEKYNLQNELQNVTLNKSATDKGSKNQTYNTHFITKLDSLNRKLSFDTDYFNYSSKFDRDFIANNYTPDMQFVDVNQAGRNISNQDIDNWSFKADMEHPFHTFNLYYGAKVSFTNSVSDVLFYDNISGTPELDPNQSNRFKYTENNQAIYINGDKKINEKWNLQMGLRLENTQTTGFSETLNQENVNNYLKLFPTFYASYKKNENNTFSLNYGKRINRPRFDLLNPFKVYINSNSYSEGNPFLKPSFSDNFELSYSYKEILRTSVFMNVITNGYGVIFTSIPETNTQIVTRENYFKGLNYGLGETYSASFTDWWESENSLYFLGSKTEFTKDFNAMPSNSLQIDFTTNNTFVLGKTTKLQIDFNYSTPFKNGLYKVGYVSSFDIGFKQDLFHKTLQVAFLANDIFNTSYLKDFTSVVNGVKQVYSQNESNRFVRLSVVYNFGNKKINVKERNFGNQEERKRTGS; encoded by the coding sequence ATGAAAAAATTACAAATCCTTATCTTTTTAGTATTGCCTTTATTTTGTTTCGCACAATCAACATTAAAATTAAAAGGAAAAATAGCAAGTGAAAAAACCCCGTTAGAATGGGCAGATGTTTTGATCTTGAACCAGGAAGGGAAAATTGTTGATGGAACGACAACCAGACAAGATGGTTCTTTTGAAATCAATCTTAAAAGCGGTTCATATAAAATCGGCATCACTCTTTTGGGTTTTGCCGATTATGAAAAAGAAATTTTATTAGAAAAAGACACTGATTTAGGCATCATTATCCTTAAAGCAAATGAGACAAAATTAAACGAAGTTGTCATTCAGTCTAAAAAGAAAACTATCGAACAAAAAACAGATCGTCTCGTTTACAATCTCGAGAATAATGTTACAACGGTCGGGGGTGATGCTTTGAGTGCTATTAATACTGCCCCCGGAGTTGTGGTAAAAAATGATTTGATTACTATATTAGGAAAAGGAACTTCCCGCATGATGATCGATGGACGTTTGATTGAATTAACAGGTGAAGAACTCAATAACTTTTTAAAATCAATTTCGGCAGCAGATATTAAAAATATTGAGATTATCAGCAATCCACCGGCAAAATATGAAGCAGACGGTTTTGGCGGACTGATTAATATTATCATGAAAAAAGGAGTTCGTGATTCATGGAAAAACACAACGACAGCTTCTTATGATCAGAATAAATACGGAATTTATACTTTAAGAAATAATTTCTTCTATAACAAAAATAAGTTTCGATTTTCTGCAAGTGTGAATGGAAAAACGGGTTATAAAAATGCTGATGAAAACTTGGAAATGTATTTTCCTGACGGACTTTCTAAAATGACAAGTGTCACTAAAGTGAAAAACGAAAACCTTTCCGGAAAAATGGCTTTAGATTATGATTTATCTGATCGCACAACAATTGGTTTTCAGTTTATGAATGACAGAAATAATCCTGATTTTGGTTCAGATATCAGAATTGAAAAGTATAATCTTCAGAATGAATTACAGAATGTAACGCTGAATAAAAGCGCTACGGATAAAGGATCAAAAAATCAAACTTATAATACGCATTTTATTACCAAATTAGATTCTTTGAACAGAAAACTATCTTTTGATACAGACTACTTTAATTACAGCTCAAAATTTGACAGAGATTTTATCGCCAATAATTATACTCCTGATATGCAATTTGTTGATGTAAATCAGGCAGGAAGAAATATCTCGAATCAGGATATTGATAACTGGAGTTTTAAAGCCGATATGGAACATCCTTTTCATACATTTAATTTGTATTATGGTGCAAAAGTGAGTTTTACAAATAGTGTGAGTGATGTGCTTTTTTATGACAATATTTCAGGAACACCGGAATTAGATCCGAATCAGTCAAACCGTTTTAAATACACGGAGAATAATCAGGCGATTTACATTAACGGAGATAAAAAGATAAATGAAAAATGGAATCTGCAAATGGGATTACGACTTGAAAACACGCAAACAACTGGATTTTCAGAAACGCTGAATCAGGAAAATGTAAATAATTATTTGAAGCTGTTTCCAACGTTTTATGCTTCATACAAGAAAAACGAAAACAATACTTTTAGTTTAAATTATGGAAAAAGAATCAACAGACCGCGTTTTGATTTACTGAATCCGTTTAAGGTTTATATCAACAGTAATAGTTATTCTGAAGGAAATCCGTTTTTAAAACCTTCATTTTCTGATAATTTTGAATTGTCATATTCCTATAAAGAAATATTGAGAACGAGTGTTTTTATGAATGTAATTACAAATGGTTACGGCGTTATTTTTACCTCGATTCCGGAAACAAATACACAGATTGTAACGCGTGAGAACTATTTTAAAGGTTTAAATTATGGTTTAGGTGAAACCTATTCGGCTAGTTTTACAGATTGGTGGGAAAGTGAAAATTCATTATACTTTTTAGGCTCAAAGACAGAATTTACAAAGGATTTTAATGCAATGCCATCAAATAGCCTGCAAATTGATTTTACTACAAACAACACGTTTGTTTTAGGTAAAACAACAAAGCTTCAAATTGATTTTAATTACAGTACACCTTTTAAAAATGGTTTGTATAAAGTCGGATATGTTTCTAGTTTTGATATTGGCTTCAAACAGGATTTGTTTCATAAAACGCTCCAGGTTGCATTTCTGGCAAATGATATTTTTAATACTTCTTATTTAAAAGATTTTACTTCGGTTGTAAATGGCGTAAAACAAGTTTACAGTCAAAATGAAAGTAATCGATTTGTTCGTTTGTCTGTGGTTTATAATTTTGGAAACAAAAAGATAAATGTGAAAGAACGCAATTTTGGAAATCAGGAAGAGAGAAAGAGAACGGGGAGTTAA